A region of Kiritimatiellia bacterium DNA encodes the following proteins:
- the nadB gene encoding L-aspartate oxidase, translating into METVDCDVLVIGSGLAGLLTAYHLSDDARVLVATKREPWESNTNYAQGGIAAAVAPDDSIEAHVRDTIEAGAGLCNEAAVREIVAAGPARIRELERLGIRFERREGSEEEYDLGREGGHSRRRVLHAGDITGRELIEALLAAVSSRANVRMCPYWMAIDLVPTGWLGAPGPDRCVGAYFLDRTTGEIRAVRAGWTVLATGGAGKVYLYTTNPDVATGDGIALGWRVGLPIRNMEFIQFHPTCLYHPEAKSFLISEAVRGEGAVLLNSAGERFMPRYDPRAELAPRDIVARAIDHEMKTRGDPCVWLDITHRPAEFLINRFPNIYARCLKLGLDMARDRLPVVPAAHYCCGGIETDTSGRTALPGLFAVGEVACTGLHGANRLASNSLLEAVVCAYNCANAIRAELRERGRPPPVRIPDWKTGDAVPSDEAVVVEHNWNEVRTCMWDYVGIVRTNKRLERAARRIRNLRLEIRQYYKQYLVTSDVLELRNLAAVAELIIRSARLRRESRGLHYSLDYPWADPGTPGVDTVLRDPPGGPIAEPPDEWH; encoded by the coding sequence ATGGAGACGGTGGATTGCGATGTGCTGGTGATCGGCAGTGGACTGGCGGGGCTGCTGACCGCGTATCACCTCTCCGACGACGCCCGCGTGTTGGTCGCGACGAAGCGCGAGCCGTGGGAGAGCAACACCAATTACGCGCAGGGCGGCATTGCGGCGGCAGTGGCGCCGGACGACAGCATTGAGGCCCATGTGCGGGATACCATCGAGGCCGGTGCGGGTTTGTGCAACGAGGCGGCGGTGCGGGAAATCGTTGCGGCCGGGCCGGCGCGGATCCGGGAGCTCGAGCGGTTGGGGATCCGGTTCGAGCGGCGGGAGGGCAGCGAGGAGGAGTACGACCTCGGCCGTGAGGGGGGACACTCGCGCCGGCGGGTGCTGCACGCGGGCGACATTACGGGTCGGGAACTGATTGAGGCGCTGCTGGCGGCGGTGAGTTCCCGGGCGAACGTGCGGATGTGTCCGTACTGGATGGCGATTGATCTGGTGCCGACCGGTTGGCTCGGCGCGCCGGGGCCCGACCGCTGCGTGGGCGCGTATTTCCTGGATCGGACGACCGGCGAGATCCGTGCGGTGCGCGCGGGCTGGACGGTGCTGGCGACCGGTGGGGCGGGGAAGGTGTACTTGTACACGACGAATCCGGATGTGGCGACCGGCGATGGGATCGCGCTGGGATGGCGCGTCGGCCTGCCGATCCGGAACATGGAGTTCATTCAGTTCCATCCGACCTGCCTGTATCATCCGGAAGCGAAGTCGTTTTTGATCAGCGAGGCGGTGCGGGGGGAGGGGGCGGTACTGCTGAACAGTGCCGGCGAACGGTTCATGCCGCGCTACGACCCGCGCGCGGAGCTGGCGCCGCGCGACATCGTCGCCCGCGCGATTGACCACGAAATGAAGACGCGGGGCGACCCGTGCGTGTGGCTGGACATCACGCACCGGCCGGCGGAATTTCTCATCAATCGTTTTCCGAACATTTACGCGCGGTGCTTGAAACTGGGGCTCGACATGGCGCGCGATCGTCTGCCCGTGGTGCCGGCTGCGCACTACTGTTGCGGCGGCATTGAGACGGACACATCGGGGCGGACCGCGCTGCCGGGTCTGTTTGCGGTCGGCGAGGTGGCGTGCACGGGGTTGCATGGCGCGAATCGGCTGGCAAGCAACTCGCTGTTGGAGGCGGTGGTGTGTGCGTACAACTGCGCGAACGCGATCCGGGCGGAGCTTCGCGAGCGGGGACGCCCGCCGCCGGTACGGATCCCGGACTGGAAGACCGGCGATGCGGTGCCGAGCGACGAGGCGGTGGTGGTCGAGCACAACTGGAACGAGGTGCGCACCTGCATGTGGGACTATGTGGGCATTGTGCGCACGAACAAACGGCTGGAACGGGCGGCGCGTCGCATCCGGAATCTGCGGCTCGAGATTCGGCAGTATTACAAGCAGTATCTGGTGACGAGCGACGTGTTGGAACTGCGGAACCTTGCCGCGGTGGCGGAGCTGATCATCCGTTCCGCCCGCTTGCGTCGGGAGAGCCGGGGGCTGCACTACTCGCTGGACTATCCGTGGGCCGATCCGGGGACACCCGGTGTGGACACGGTGCTGCGTGATCCGCCGGGCGGTCCGATCGCGGAGCCGCCGGATGAGTGGCACTGA
- a CDS encoding tetratricopeptide repeat protein, protein MFFHHLILLALGTAGPIAAATPLAAPPAVYATNLAHPTPETELLPLAQPAPRARPYREDQRRDSWFASLFLRPAHADASNQLAHARALRDAGRPRGAARAYRALVNTWPAAPEAVTALLERARLLEERGQWEDAFADYQQLVSRYAGRFDFNEVIARQIRIADRIADRRSMRWLLGGFSTPERALPLYAQILTNAPTSPGAPAVALRIARIHEQNGDLAEAVAAYADVRIRYPDAPEAEEAAARRIGCLMRMARRAPNHTAVLDEAWSSILDFLRRYPRSAQTPLIETYRSEVAQRRARIAFESARMYDRARYSNNVIRTAYERFLAQFPDSPWSPTARRRIAELEGHPEADR, encoded by the coding sequence ATGTTCTTTCATCACCTCATCCTGCTGGCGCTCGGCACCGCGGGGCCGATCGCGGCCGCCACGCCGCTCGCCGCGCCCCCGGCAGTCTACGCGACGAACCTCGCACACCCAACGCCCGAGACGGAGCTCCTGCCTCTGGCCCAGCCAGCGCCGCGGGCCCGGCCTTACCGCGAGGACCAGCGCCGCGACAGCTGGTTCGCCTCCCTGTTTCTCCGCCCGGCCCACGCCGATGCCTCCAACCAGCTCGCACACGCCCGCGCCCTGCGTGACGCCGGCCGCCCGCGCGGCGCCGCGCGTGCCTATCGCGCACTCGTCAACACCTGGCCCGCCGCTCCGGAGGCCGTCACCGCACTCCTCGAACGTGCCCGCCTCTTGGAGGAGCGCGGCCAGTGGGAGGACGCGTTTGCGGACTACCAGCAGCTCGTCTCCCGCTACGCGGGCCGCTTCGACTTCAACGAAGTCATCGCCCGCCAAATCCGGATCGCCGACCGCATCGCGGACCGCCGCTCGATGCGGTGGCTGCTGGGCGGTTTCTCCACCCCAGAACGCGCGCTGCCACTCTACGCGCAGATCCTCACCAACGCGCCGACCTCGCCCGGCGCCCCCGCCGTCGCGCTCCGCATCGCACGCATCCACGAGCAAAACGGTGACCTCGCCGAGGCGGTCGCCGCTTACGCGGACGTCCGCATCCGCTACCCCGACGCGCCTGAGGCCGAAGAGGCCGCCGCACGCCGGATCGGCTGCCTCATGCGAATGGCGCGACGCGCCCCTAACCACACCGCGGTGCTCGACGAAGCATGGAGCTCGATTTTGGATTTTCTCCGACGATACCCCCGGTCCGCCCAGACCCCCCTCATCGAGACGTACCGTTCCGAGGTCGCCCAGCGCCGCGCCCGAATCGCGTTTGAGTCCGCCCGGATGTACGATCGCGCACGGTACTCCAACAACGTGATCCGCACCGCCTACGAACGATTCCTCGCGCAGTTCCCCGACTCGCCCTGGTCGCCAACCGCGCGCCGCCGCATCGCCGAGCTCGAGGGCCATCCGGAGGCCGACCGATGA
- a CDS encoding class I SAM-dependent RNA methyltransferase, translating into MKEHRAHNTEEPAEGSSGGQVRGHASTIAVTCARGLAPVLVEELEELGRAAVVVEDTCVETRGTLADCEELNVRLRTAHRVLWLWQVFEAASEADLYRGAVALSWEEVLRADQPVSVRAAVAGGGPGERAVVLRTKDALADRMRARLGRRPDSGPQPLGACVFVHWAPPVCRVFVDTTGVPLSFRGYRRRAVAAPLRETLAAGVLLGAGWRGQAPLVNPMCGGGTIAIEAAWIAARRAPGLLRRRFAFMSLRGFDAEVWASRRRRAAAEERPVEVPIVAADRDPAAIEAARENLRAAGLEGVVRLVVAALEETPAVGAGAWYALNPAYGVRLGDAEEVAADHVAIGRFLRQRADGGRAVVITGNLRMARRIGLRLARRWTVFNGPIECRVLEFDLRGPVGRGGARGGLAPSPPV; encoded by the coding sequence ATGAAAGAACATCGTGCGCACAATACGGAAGAGCCCGCGGAGGGGTCAAGCGGAGGGCAGGTGCGCGGGCACGCCTCGACGATTGCGGTGACGTGTGCGCGCGGGTTGGCGCCGGTGCTGGTGGAGGAGCTGGAGGAGCTTGGCCGTGCCGCGGTGGTGGTGGAGGACACCTGTGTGGAGACGCGGGGCACGTTGGCGGACTGCGAGGAGCTCAATGTGCGGCTGCGCACGGCTCACCGGGTGCTGTGGCTGTGGCAGGTGTTTGAGGCGGCGTCCGAGGCCGACCTTTATCGCGGCGCGGTGGCACTGTCGTGGGAGGAGGTGCTTCGCGCGGATCAGCCGGTGAGCGTGCGGGCGGCGGTCGCGGGTGGAGGCCCGGGCGAGCGCGCGGTGGTGTTGCGGACGAAGGACGCGCTGGCGGACCGGATGCGGGCGCGGTTGGGGCGGCGGCCGGACAGCGGACCGCAGCCGCTGGGTGCATGTGTGTTTGTGCACTGGGCGCCGCCGGTGTGCCGGGTGTTCGTGGACACCACGGGTGTGCCGCTGTCGTTTCGCGGTTACCGGCGCCGCGCGGTGGCTGCGCCGCTGCGCGAGACGCTGGCCGCCGGGGTGCTGTTGGGGGCCGGCTGGCGCGGACAGGCTCCGCTGGTGAATCCCATGTGTGGCGGCGGCACGATTGCGATCGAAGCGGCGTGGATTGCGGCGCGGCGGGCGCCGGGGCTGCTGCGCCGGCGGTTCGCGTTCATGAGCCTGCGTGGTTTTGATGCGGAGGTGTGGGCGTCCCGTCGGCGGCGTGCGGCGGCGGAAGAGCGCCCGGTTGAGGTGCCGATTGTCGCGGCGGACCGGGATCCGGCGGCCATTGAAGCGGCGCGGGAGAACTTGCGCGCGGCGGGCCTGGAGGGGGTGGTTCGGCTGGTGGTGGCGGCACTGGAGGAGACGCCGGCGGTGGGTGCGGGGGCGTGGTATGCGCTGAATCCCGCCTATGGTGTGCGCCTCGGCGACGCGGAGGAGGTGGCGGCGGATCATGTGGCGATCGGGCGATTTCTGCGGCAGCGCGCGGACGGCGGCCGGGCGGTGGTGATCACCGGCAATCTGCGGATGGCCCGCCGCATCGGCTTGCGGCTTGCTCGGCGATGGACGGTCTTCAACGGTCCGATCGAGTGCCGGGTACTGGAGTTTGATCTGCGGGGACCGGTGGGGCGTGGTGGGGCGCGCGGTGGCCTCGCGCCGTCTCCGCCCGTATAG